The genomic stretch GTTATACAACAAGTATCGAGTGTGAACTGTTTAATGAAGCACAAGAAAATACAGCGCAAAATGTCATAAACACCACACCTGATAAAGATGACACAATAGATGATAACGCCCCGCCTCATGCTTATGATGAAGGTGAAGGTGTTATTCATATGGAAGGGGAAGATACATGACAGAGATTGTACAGAAATTACTCAGTGGTGACTGTAAGGCACGTACACAAGGTCTGGTTAAATCCTTAGCACAAGAGATTGGGTGTGAAGAAGCTGTCGTTGCTGCGATTATTTCTGTGGAGTCAGATGGTAAAGGTTTTGATGATGAACAGCGTGTAAAAGTCCTTTTTGAAAAACATCAGTTTTATAAGAATTTACCTCCTCATAAGCGTAAACAAGCTATTACAGAAGATCTTGCGAGAGAGAAGTGGATCAGCCCTAAAGATGGAGGATATAAAGAACAAAAAACAAACACTCAAGCTTTAAAGTTGCTCATTGCAGCTATGACCATTGATGAAGAAGCTGCCTTAAAATCTGCTTCTTATGGTGCTGGTCAAATTATGGGAAATAACTATGGTATCCTTGGTTGGAATAGTGTTCAAGATTTTGTCACCAGCATGTGTTCGTGTGAAGATGAACAAATAAGAGCGATGTTTTCCTTTTTTAAAGTTCGTGGTCTTGTTTCAAGTTTACGAGACAAAGATTTTGATGCCATTGCACGCGTTTACAATGGCAGTGGTATGGTTAAAGAATATGGCCGACGCATGCGCAATGCTTATTGTGATCTCTCAAAAAAATCAGCAGAGGTTAGTAATTCAGTTCGTGCCAATAGTTTACGACTAGGGTGTAAAGGCTACCGTGTTGAAGGATTACAAAAACGTCTCAATGATCTTGGTTATCCTGTTGCCATTGATAGTGATTATGGACCAGATACACGCAGTGCAATCTTTTCTTTTCAAGCTGATCATAATTTAGAGGTTGATGGTGTTGTTGGTGCAAAAACTCAAGAAGCGCTTGATATAGCCACGCCAATGATTAGTCCTCGCCGTTCTGGTGTAAGCATGGCCGATTTGAGAAAAAAGGGTACAAACATTATTAAAGATGCAGATAAAACTCAAACGGCGGGTTATGGTCTTGCTGCCACTTCAGCTCTCATGGGAGCAGAACAAATGGGAGCATTTGATAGTCTTAAACTCTCTATAGGAAAAATGAGTGCTCTTGTAGAGCCACTTGTTCATATTGGTAAAGCAATCTCAGATCATTGGTGGATAGCTGCTATTTTTATAGGATTGATTATTGTTCTCGTCTCAGATCGTGTCAAAAGAACTTATCTAAAAACTTACAAGAAAGGCAGAGCTATCTAAGTGCAAAAATACCTTACGATTATACTTGATGCATCTGCTGCTCTTTTCGAGATTTTGATGAATGTTTGTCAGATTGGAAAGAAAGTTGAACAGCACAAACAGACTGAGGAAGCTTTAAAGGCAGCAAAAACAAGGTTAAAAATAGAAGATGAGATTAACAAGAAACGTAATGATGATGTACGTGCTGCTCTTTCTGACTGGCTGCGCGACAAATAAACATGCTTCCTCTTGTCTTGGATGGTTGCCTATTTATTTAGACAGACAAGATCTCAATACGATCAGTCCAAACTTAGCACGAAACATTTTAAAACATAATCAGCATGGAAGACATCTATGTGGATGGAAGCATGTTGACACAAGTTCAAGCCGTTCCTGATACAAAATAAAACTGATCCTTTCCCCATTTTACAGGGGAAAGGTATGATTATATTCCTTTAAATTAAGCGGCTTTTGCAACAGGATCTTCTAAAACACGTTTAGCTTCTTCAACAAGTGTTTTATAATGCTTTCCTTCTTCTACTAATTTAAAAGCCTCAACAAGACGCGCTTGGACGGGACCTAAAATATACCAAGCCTTTTCACCAGGCCCCATACTTTCTAAATAATAGTTTTGTAAATCAAATTGAGTATTACGATCATGATCGAGTTGTAATTGACCTTCAAGTTCCATCCAACGATCAATAATCTTAGCACGTAACACTGTACTATAACCTGAGATTAAAATAAGGCATTCACGTTTAGGAAGGTTGTAGCAAGGGCGGCTTTCCCCTTTTTTATCAAAGTAATTACCGACAAAATTAACCACCCCAAATTTGGGGGCGTTAAGTTCTTCAAGCATTTTCTTGATATCACGCATAACATGGTCATGCCTTTTACCGCACAATTTTGCAATTTCACGACTGGATATTGTCAGTGTAGTTTGTGTGTTTTTTACTAAATTGTTCATAATGAACTCCTGTTTGTAACAAACGTTTTTGATTGACACTCAAAAAGAGTGCCGGGTGCTCAAAAACACGGCAAACAGTCCGTCGTTATGCTTTTCCCAATGAGGGTCTTGTATCGCATAACTACACCCGACAAGATCACTATACGCCACACGCATATAATGAGTCAAAGCCTTTAATGTGCAGAGAAAAGATTGTGTCGGCAATCTATCCGCTGTTTGCTTAAGATGTTTTTGAAGCACCTGATTCGCATATATAAATGCTTCCGTGATTTTGTCAAACAAAAAATTCACTACTACTTTTTTATTATTCTTAACCATAGATAGCTCTTTTGCTACACTTAAGGTGAGAGCATAATCCTTAGAAGAACAGCCACTTTGGAGGTTTTCCCCAAAATTGGGGAAAACTATATAATCCTGGTTTTCTACAAAACTATACTTGGTAATATGGCCTTTGATCCAGTTTGTGAAATCATGACCAACTTCCAAAAAAGCACGTAACACTGTACTATAACCTGAGATTAAAATAAGGCATTCACGTTTAGGAAGGTTGTAGCAGTTTTGCGTCTTTTTTTGCTTGTCTAAATAGGTGCCCCCAAATTTGGGGAGACCTCTTTCAGAGTATAATTCTTCAAGCATTTTCTTGATATCACGCATAACATGGTCATGCCTTTTACCGCACAATTTTGCAATTTCACGACTAGACATTGTCAACGTGGTTTGTGTGTTGTTTATTAAATCGTTCATGATGAACTCCTACCGATTAAAGGTTTCTTAATGACACTCAAAAAAAGAGCGCCGGGTGTTAAGAAACACGGTCGATAGTCCGTCGTTATGCTTTCCCCATAAAGGGTATTGTATAGCATAACTACACCCGACAAATCACTATATGCCATACGTATACAATGAGTCAAAGTCTTTAAAACGCGGAGAACTGATTATTTCGGTAACCAATCCGCTATCGATTCAGTGTTTCTTAAGCACCTGATCGCATATATAAATACTTCCGTGATTTTGTCAATAAGTAAAATTCCTATTGTAAATCAGCTTTATCCTTGCGGATCATAGCACGTAAACCATTTAAGGATGTACGTTCAACACGTCCCATTTCGGTATCCTCAATAGCTTGTAATGTTTCCGAATTAGGTTGGAATAAATCAAGTGATAACGCTTGATTCTTAGAAACTTTACGAAGTTCATCAGGAATATGAGATTGGATCCTTCTCATTATGAAATCTCCTACTCATTGAGTAGTACAATATATGACAAACAAAGTCTATGTAAAAATCCTATTCCCTAACCTGATTATTTTATCCCTAACCTTAAAAAAATATCAATAAAACAATATGTTATATGATATAAATTCACGATTCGAATTCAGGTTCCCCAGCCATTTTGATTTAATGATTTTAATTTATGCGTCTTCTTTTCCCGTTTATTAAAGCTATATAATTCTCTATCTCTAAAAACTGTCAAAAATATAAATTTCTGATCGAATCCAAAGTGAAATTCTTAAATACTTGATTTCATGAAAAAAATCTATTAATTTGAAGGACGATTTTTATGAAAAGATTACAATAATAATCTCACAAATATCATATCTATGATATATTTTATAAATAATGAGGGAATACAATTATGAAGCCAGAGACTATTGCTCCTACTATGCATTCTATAACGTTGGCATCAACAACGATAGAAACAATGGAAACCTCTAAAGGTGGATTGAAACCAATACAGAAAATGGTGAAACCTATTCCTATTATCGAACCTATGCCTCATTATCCTCTTTCTGCAAACATCTCCGATATGATGGCGTATATTAATGAGCTTATCTGTCAGAAAACGACAGAACTTGTTACAGAAATTGATCGTGTTTTCTCTTTAGAAAAACATAAAGAGCAAAAAAAACAATCAACTCAGCAAAGTGCAATAATAGAACAAGAAGGATTCTATAAAGCAACAGAAATAGAGAGAGATAACTAACAATCAGGATAGAGTTGGCAAAGTCAAATCATCGTTCATAACGTTAAAATAGGTTTGTGAATATTTTTTTAATCGTTGATGTAACGTTTTGTTATCAACATAATAAAAAATACAAATGTAGCTTCACGGATTATAGTTAAATCCTAGCACTCGGTAATATAGAATAATGATCATTTTCTGGCACGTAATTAATCATGTATACAATATTAGTTTAGTTGTTTTTAACGATATAGTGTAGAATTTCTTGTTGTTTATAAAAAAAGCCTGCTACCTTCTATAACTATAGACTTCACTTAAAGCTGTATTTAGAGCATTTCCTTTTGCCTCGACCTTTAAGAAAGTACTCTTGTCATTATCTCCTGTATACTTCATAGCGACATTAGTTAACAAAGCATGGCCCCGATTAAGATAGACAGCATGCTCTCCTTTAAAAGTCATCTCCCCACCCAGTACCTGTACAGCACCCTCTTTAATGGTCATCCCATTGTAAACATCAGTATAAGTTGGCTTCATCAATACAACCCGTCCACCCCTTATTACATGCAAGCCCTGCCCATGACCATTTCCGTTGATTGTTAGATTTGCTGCAACGACTGCGGCCTTCTTTTTAGAAAGGATCGTTTCCACAGCATTTGTAGTAGTATCCTCTCCGGTAATTTTGATGAAGTCAGCCGTAGGACTATTTCCTTGATAAGTCATTTTGACCACCATTAAAGCAACCTGACCCTGGATAAGATCGATGCCGTGCTTTCCATCAAAGCTTATCTCCCCACCTTCCATACGCACAACCCCCTCTGTAACAGTCATACCATTTTTGACATTGGTAAAGGTTGTATTTTTCAAGACAACCTTTCCGTCCTTTATGACCTTTAAGCCCAGCCCTTTACTTACATTTCCTGAAGTGGAAATTGTTACATTTTCTGCCAAAACTGTTCCCCCTTCGACCCTCATGAAGTTAGCAGTCTTATCACTGCCCGCATAAGTCATATTGACGCTCTTTAAAACAACATTACCCTTTGCAAGATTGATCCCGTAATCTCCTTTAAAAGCAATACCTCCTTTGTCCATAATCACATTCCCCTCTGTAACAATTATACCATTTTTGACATCGGTAAAGTATGTCTCTTTCAACCACGCCGCTCCACTACTTGTTGTCACTTGTACCCCCATTGCTACCCCTGAAACATTCACCCCCTTCATTATTACTTTTCCTCCATACCCCACTTCTACCCCCGTTCCAGTGTTACTAATACCAGATCCTGTAATGGTGAGCTCATTTAACAGGGCATGCCCTAGAACAAGATTGATACCGTAGTCTCCATTAAAAGCAATAGATCCCCGGTTCATCACCAGATTCCCACTTGTCATCCGTATTCCCATTCCAACCTTTGAAATCTCCACCCCCCTCATCATTACTTCTCCTGAGTTACTCACCCCCATCCCTATACTCTTACGACCTTGTCCTGTAATATTGAAACTACTTAACAAAGCCTGTCCCCCACTGAGATAAATGCCGTGCCCTTCTTTAAAAGTAATGCCTCCTTTTTCCATACGTATGGTACTCCTTCCCTCAACAGTCATACCATTTTTGACATTGGTAAAGGTTGTATTTTTCAACCACACTGCTCCCCCCTTTATGACCTTTAAGCCCTGCCCCTTGTCATTTCCTGTGATTGTTACATTTTCTGCCAAAACTGTTCCCCCTTCAACATTGATGAAGTTAGCAGTCTTATCACTGCCCGTATAAGTCATATTAACACCCCTTAAAGCAGCATTCCCCCTTGCAAGATTGATCCCGTAATCTCCATCAAAGCTCATCTCCCCACCTTCCATAAACACATCCCCGTTTTCGATATTCATCCCTTTTGCAACATTTCCCAAATGCGTCTCTTTCAACCATGCCTCTCCCCTCATCACCTCTACCCCCGTTCCAACCTCTGAAATATGTACATTCTCCAACATCACCTTCCCCTCCTCCATCATCACCCCCTTACCCTGCTTTTTCTCTCCTATAATCTGCGTCCCTGTCAAACGAGCATTCACCGATCCCTCCATATATACTCCAGCCCCAGTCCCATCCCCCTTAAACTCAATCTTCGTCCTATCTTTCACCATCAACATCCCATCCCCTATCATAACGATCCCCTTCTCCACCTCTTTTATCGTTCCCCCACTAACCATCACCTTTTTCCCCTCCGCATATACCCCCATACCAACCTGTGAAATATCCACATTGGTCATCGTCATCTTTTCCCCCTCCATCCATACCCCCATACCACTTCTCCCTCCTGTAATCGTTACCTCTGTCAACTCAGTACTCTTCACCAATTTCCCCACCTTCACCCCATACCCATCCCCCATAAAGTGAATTGTCGTCCCACCCTTCACCGTCAGATCCCCTGCCAACACCTCCACCCCCTTCCAAACCCCTTTTATCGACCCTCCCTTCACCGTCACCCTTCCTTCCCCCCCCGCATATACCCCGTACCCTGCTTTCCCTCCCGTAATCACCGTCCCCGTCAACTCAGCACTCTTTACCGATCCCCTCACATACACCCCATACCCCCGCGTAAAACTAATTGTCGTATTATCCTCCACCTTGAGCATCCCATTCCCTAACATAGCTATCCCCGTTTGCACCTCTTTTATCGACCCTCCTGTGATTGTCAGATTCCCTGCCTTCACCTCCACCCCCATTTGTACATTTGAAATATTCACCTTATCCATCGTCATCATTTTCCCCATCGCCCACACCCCGTACCCACTTCCATCTCCCGTAATCTGCGTCCCCATCAAACGAGCACTCTTCACCGATCCGCCCACTCTCACCCCATACCCCGCCTTAAAACTAATTGTCGAGCTCCCCTTTATCTCTAACATCTCACCCTCTAACATATTCACCCCCATTACGACCCCTGAAATACCCACCTTATCCAACGTCATCGTCACCTTTTTCCCCTCCGCATATATCCCCGTACCCTTTCCCTGATCACCTCCCTTAATCGTCACCTTTGTCAACTCAGCACTTGTCACCGATGCTCCCACCTTCACCCCATAGTCCCCCGTAAAATTAATTGTCGAATTTCCACTCTCCCCAAGCACCTCTAACGTCCCACTTTCCACCTCTATCCCCGTTTGCACCCCTGAAATATCCACCTTATCCATCGTCACCTCTCCCCTCATCACATATACCCCCTTCTCAACCCCTGAAATACGTACATCCTCCATCATCATCGTTTTGCCCCCCGCATACACCCCCGTACCCTTTCCTTCTCCCACAATCGTCACCCTTGTCAACTGAGTACTCGTCACCGATCCTCCCACCTTCACCCCATGCGTCCCCTTAAACTCAATCCTCGTCCCATCCTCCACCTTCAACTCCCCACTTCCAGACATATCTATCCCCATTTGTACATTTGTTATCTCCCCTCCTGTCACCGTCAGATCCCCTGCCTTCACTTCTACCCCCGTACCTTTTCCATCATCTCCCCTAATCGTCACCCCTGTCAAACTAACCGTCACATCCCCCCACACGCCTATCCCATGCGTCCCCTTAAACTCAATCCTCGTCCCATCCTCCACCGTCAACGTCCCCTTCCCCGCCATATCTATCCCCGTTAGCACATTTGTTATCGACCCTCCCTTCACTGTCAGATTCCCCCCCTCTGCATGTACCCCCGTACCCGTACCTTTTCCATCATTTCCCCTAATCGTCACCCCTGTCAACTGAGTACTCTGCACCGATCCTCCCACCTTCACCCCATGCGTCCCCTTAAACTCAATCCTCGTCCCATCCTCCACCGTCAACGTCCCACTTCCCGCCATATCTATCCCCATTTGCACATTTGTTATCGACCCTCCCTTCACTGTCAGATTCCCCCCCTCTGCATGTACCCCCGTACCCGTACCTTTTCCATCATTTCCCCTAATCGTCACCCCTGTCAACTGAGTACTCTGCACCGCTGTTCCCACCTTCACCCCGTGCCCATCCTTAAACTGAATCTCTGTCCCACTCACCGTCAACGTCCCACTTCCAGACATATCTATCCCCGTTAGCACATTTGTTATCGACCCTCCCTTCACTGTCAGATTCCCTGCCCCCGCATACACCCCCATACCCTTTCCATCTCCCCTAATCATCACCCCTGTCAAAGTAGCACTTGTCACCGCTGTTCCCACCTTCACCCCATGTGTCCCCGTAAACTCAATCCTCGTCCCATCCTTCACCACCAACGTCCCCTTTTCCATATCTATCCCCGTTTGCACCTCTCTTATCCACCCTCCTATTATCGTCAACGCCCCATTCCCTGTCACCTTTACCCCCACTTGTACCTGTGAAATATTCACACTAGTCATCGTCACATTTCCCGTCCCCTCCGCAGTTACCCCCGTACCACCCCCATTTCCCGTAATCACCGTCCCCATCAACTCAGCCGTCACATTATTTTGTATCTTCACCCCATATCCATCCGTAAAACTAATTGTCGTCCCCTCCTTTATCACCAATTTCTTACCCCCCTCCATATTTATCCCCCACTTCACCCCTTTTATCGACCCCCCTGTGATCGTCAGATCCCCTGCCTTCATCTCTACCCCCAATCGTACATTTGAAATATCCACACTGCTCATCGTCACCTTTTTCCCCTCCGCATATACCCCCTTACCCGTACCCTGACTACTTCCACTTCCTTTAATCGTCACCATTGTCAACTCAGCACTTGTCGCCGTCCCCGACACCTTCACCCCATACCCATTCCCCGTAAACTCAACCGTCCCCATATTCATCACCAACTGCCCTGCCACCGCATCCACCCCCGTTTGTACCTGTGAAATATTGACACTGGTCAACGTCATCGTCCCCGAGCTCCTCATCTCCACCCCCGTTCCACTTCCCGTAATCTTCACCTCTGTCAATTTAGCCGTCGCATTATCCCTCACATGCACCCCATAATCCCCCTTAAACTCAATCGACCCCTCTGTCATCACCAACGTCCCACTCTCCTGCACCCTCACCCCCTGACTCCCTCCCGTAACCGTCACCCCTGTCAATTTAGCCGTCCCACCCCCCTCCATCCACACCCCCGTCCCATTCTCTCCCTCAATCGTCCCCCCATTCATCTCCAACCTCCCACTCCCATCCACCTTCACCCCATAGGTCTTCCCTTCAATCGACCCTTCTGTTACCTTCAGTATCCCCTTTGTCACCTGCACCCCTGTTTTGAAATTTGAAACATTCACCGTATTCAACGTGACTGTCCCCGAGCTATCCATCTTCACCCCCGTACCCGTACTCACAGCTCCCCCACTTCCCGTAATTGATCCCCCCGTCATAGTAGCACTCCCTCCTGTTATATTAAGCCCCGTCCCATACATCCCCGTAACCGTAATCCCCACCCTTGTCAAATCAGCCGTCGCACTTCCCGACACCTTCACCCCCGTCCCATTCTCCGTAACCGTAATCGTCGACGTACCATTTATCACCAACTGCCCCTTTATCGCCTCCACCCCTGTTTTGAAATTTGAAATATTCACATTGGTCAACGTGACTGTCTCCGAACTCTCCATCTTCACCCCCGTACCCGTACTCACAGCTCCCCCAGTTCCCTTAATCGTCACATCTGTCAACTTCGCACTCGTCACTTGATCCCCCACCTTCACCCCCGTCCCATCATTTGTAACCGTAATCGTCGACGTACCATTTATCACCAACTGCCCCTTTATCGCCTCCACCCCTTTTGCAAATTCCGAAATCTTCACACTGGTCAACGTGACTGTCCCCGAGCTATCCACCCCCGTACCCTGATTTCCACCCCCTCCCGTAATCGTCCCCTCAAGCACCTTCAGCGTCCCA from Bartonella sp. WD16.2 encodes the following:
- a CDS encoding right-handed parallel beta-helix repeat-containing protein; this translates as MVMRRVLKHHVCLCVLSTAIVAGLALITSQKVYAQAQQNCMGWVEDSQVLARHHDKREGKIVCDSGIKTRTLTGVRTIDMSDPNEGDDEAIKIIGPNTDITIGDDKLTVKNGDRSDKSAIRVEQGARLTLKENVSITNVQKVMEVDGSGSVITVNGGTFGLKDAIGARNGEGRVMIEVKNEGRIVFDKRVGSNGGSLIISGGVGATTKVTGIEVSETGGEVEMRKGTTVNFERVTEAIKIKGSAEATVSGGGTINVTGSGGGSTVVKMEGSGKADVMNLTIKGSEGTTVTGAEVSSGTLMMNMVKLMQVTTGAKVTEGGTLKVLEGTITGGGGNQGTGVDSSGTVTLTSVKISEFAKGVEAIKGQLVINGTSTITVTNDGTGVKVGDQVTSAKLTDVTIKGTGGAVSTGTGVKMESSETVTLTNVNISNFKTGVEAIKGQLVINGTSTITVTENGTGVKVSGSATADLTRVGITVTGMYGTGLNITGGSATMTGGSITGSGGAVSTGTGVKMDSSGTVTLNTVNVSNFKTGVQVTKGILKVTEGSIEGKTYGVKVDGSGRLEMNGGTIEGENGTGVWMEGGGTAKLTGVTVTGGSQGVRVQESGTLVMTEGSIEFKGDYGVHVRDNATAKLTEVKITGSGTGVEMRSSGTMTLTSVNISQVQTGVDAVAGQLVMNMGTVEFTGNGYGVKVSGTATSAELTMVTIKGSGSSQGTGKGVYAEGKKVTMSSVDISNVRLGVEMKAGDLTITGGSIKGVKWGINMEGGKKLVIKEGTTISFTDGYGVKIQNNVTAELMGTVITGNGGGTGVTAEGTGNVTMTSVNISQVQVGVKVTGNGALTIIGGWIREVQTGIDMEKGTLVVKDGTRIEFTGTHGVKVGTAVTSATLTGVMIRGDGKGMGVYAGAGNLTVKGGSITNVLTGIDMSGSGTLTVSGTEIQFKDGHGVKVGTAVQSTQLTGVTIRGNDGKGTGTGVHAEGGNLTVKGGSITNVQMGIDMAGSGTLTVEDGTRIEFKGTHGVKVGGSVQSTQLTGVTIRGNDGKGTGTGVHAEGGNLTVKGGSITNVLTGIDMAGKGTLTVEDGTRIEFKGTHGIGVWGDVTVSLTGVTIRGDDGKGTGVEVKAGDLTVTGGEITNVQMGIDMSGSGELKVEDGTRIEFKGTHGVKVGGSVTSTQLTRVTIVGEGKGTGVYAGGKTMMMEDVRISGVEKGVYVMRGEVTMDKVDISGVQTGIEVESGTLEVLGESGNSTINFTGDYGVKVGASVTSAELTKVTIKGGDQGKGTGIYAEGKKVTMTLDKVGISGVVMGVNMLEGEMLEIKGSSTISFKAGYGVRVGGSVKSARLMGTQITGDGSGYGVWAMGKMMTMDKVNISNVQMGVEVKAGNLTITGGSIKEVQTGIAMLGNGMLKVEDNTTISFTRGYGVYVRGSVKSAELTGTVITGGKAGYGVYAGGEGRVTVKGGSIKGVWKGVEVLAGDLTVKGGTTIHFMGDGYGVKVGKLVKSTELTEVTITGGRSGMGVWMEGEKMTMTNVDISQVGMGVYAEGKKVMVSGGTIKEVEKGIVMIGDGMLMVKDRTKIEFKGDGTGAGVYMEGSVNARLTGTQIIGEKKQGKGVMMEEGKVMLENVHISEVGTGVEVMRGEAWLKETHLGNVAKGMNIENGDVFMEGGEMSFDGDYGINLARGNAALRGVNMTYTGSDKTANFINVEGGTVLAENVTITGNDKGQGLKVIKGGAVWLKNTTFTNVKNGMTVEGRSTIRMEKGGITFKEGHGIYLSGGQALLSSFNITGQGRKSIGMGVSNSGEVMMRGVEISKVGMGIRMTSGNLVMNRGSIAFNGDYGINLVLGHALLNELTITGSGISNTGTGVEVGYGGKVIMKGVNVSGVAMGVQVTTSSGAAWLKETYFTDVKNGIIVTEGNVIMDKGGIAFKGDYGINLAKGNVVLKSVNMTYAGSDKTANFMRVEGGTVLAENVTISTSGNVSKGLGLKVIKDGKVVLKNTTFTNVKNGMTVTEGVVRMEGGEISFDGKHGIDLIQGQVALMVVKMTYQGNSPTADFIKITGEDTTTNAVETILSKKKAAVVAANLTINGNGHGQGLHVIRGGRVVLMKPTYTDVYNGMTIKEGAVQVLGGEMTFKGEHAVYLNRGHALLTNVAMKYTGDNDKSTFLKVEAKGNALNTALSEVYSYRR
- a CDS encoding N-acetylmuramidase domain-containing protein, which codes for MTEIVQKLLSGDCKARTQGLVKSLAQEIGCEEAVVAAIISVESDGKGFDDEQRVKVLFEKHQFYKNLPPHKRKQAITEDLAREKWISPKDGGYKEQKTNTQALKLLIAAMTIDEEAALKSASYGAGQIMGNNYGILGWNSVQDFVTSMCSCEDEQIRAMFSFFKVRGLVSSLRDKDFDAIARVYNGSGMVKEYGRRMRNAYCDLSKKSAEVSNSVRANSLRLGCKGYRVEGLQKRLNDLGYPVAIDSDYGPDTRSAIFSFQADHNLEVDGVVGAKTQEALDIATPMISPRRSGVSMADLRKKGTNIIKDADKTQTAGYGLAATSALMGAEQMGAFDSLKLSIGKMSALVEPLVHIGKAISDHWWIAAIFIGLIIVLVSDRVKRTYLKTYKKGRAI
- a CDS encoding antA/AntB antirepressor family protein, which produces MNDLINNTQTTLTMSSREIAKLCGKRHDHVMRDIKKMLEELYSERGLPKFGGTYLDKQKKTQNCYNLPKRECLILISGYSTVLRAFLEVGHDFTNWIKGHITKYSFVENQDYIVFPNFGENLQSGCSSKDYALTLSVAKELSMVKNNKKVVVNFLFDKITEAFIYANQVLQKHLKQTADRLPTQSFLCTLKALTHYMRVAYSDLVGCSYAIQDPHWEKHNDGLFAVFLSTRHSF
- a CDS encoding damage-inducible protein, whose protein sequence is MRRIQSHIPDELRKVSKNQALSLDLFQPNSETLQAIEDTEMGRVERTSLNGLRAMIRKDKADLQ